A segment of the Coffea arabica cultivar ET-39 chromosome 8c, Coffea Arabica ET-39 HiFi, whole genome shotgun sequence genome:
ACTTCATAATTCATCATGcctcttctttctcttctctATTCTGGAGTATCTTAGGTACTTCTTATGTGATGGGATTGATAATttgcattttaatatttttgttgCTGTAGGATTCCTGAGTTGGAATTTAATGGGAGTTCTAAATTGGTTGTTATTTGTTTTGTGTGAAAATAGACCATGTTTTCTGAATGATATGTTTGCTCTTTCACTCTAGCTGGGCTTGTTACTGAATGCTGGAAAAGGATCTATTAtccagataaaaagaaaaattaattaaaaaaaacaatgaTAAAAAAATTTGCAAGATGCTGAATGAAGGTTTTTGTTATTTACTTGTGGATGGAATGTGTGTCTTCTATCCGTAAGAAGATGCTTCTGAATCTTCTGAATGGGAGATTAAGAAGAATCCCATTGGCAGGCGAAGGTTGGGAATTAGCAGCGTCATCTAGTGGTACAAGTACCTGTGTTCTTTTGAGAGCCTGTGATAAGCTAAATCCATGAACTTTACCATGGCTTTTGGCTGTAGTTGCATTTAACTATGAATTTGTCATTTTTTTACTTTAGAAGGTCTTCTTTGAGCTGAAACACGCTTCATCAAATTTAATGAGATGCATTGGTCTTTTCAGCAATCAATGTAGCTTATTAAAATGCTTGCTGCAATATGACCAGGTATGTCCTCCTATGGTGGGGATGCTGCATGCAAGAGTTCCACTTCCTCCTCTTCAATGTGCAGAGGGCATGCCTGTCTTGGTCAATGCTAAGCAATATCGTGCAATCCTCAGACGAAGACGAATCCGTGCAAAGCTCGAGGCTCAGAACAAAATGCTCAAGTTCCGAAAGGTACTTGTAGCTTAAAGCCATCACTTTGTGCCTCAACTAATAAGTTCGGTTTTCATCCTTGAAAgtgttaattttgttttttgcaGCCGTACCTTCATGAATCTCGACATAAACATGCGGTAAGGAGACCTCGGGGTTCTGGAGGGCGCTTTTTGAATATGAAGGATATAAAGCCATCCAAGCTTTCATCTCCAAGCTATACTGAGGATACTCCTCTTAAAATGCTTGCTGGAGATATATCTGGCTCGGAAGCTCGGCTCTCAGAAAGTTGTAGTTGGGCAGCTTCCACCCCATCTGGCTCTGATGTCACAAGCATATTCAATGGTGATGACATCTTCCAACACCCAGAGAATCAGGTGTCAGCCTCTTCTTTCCACATGGGCATGCGTGTCGGAAAAGATTCAACACATTTAGAAGCTGGCAACCTGCTTTTCTTATCCATTGATGGACGTGCTCGAAATTGACTGCATGTTTAATTGCAGCTCTGGTGGGCAACTCGCAATGAATATTTGGCAGGACATCCTTGGCTATTTCACTACTCTTTGTTCCAGACTTGGAATAAAAGAGGGGACTTCCTCGTAGGATATGTCCCATTCAGGCATTCGATGGTTCCATGATTATGGTTTCCAGATAAAGAAGAAACGCATAGCTGGGCCAATGTTGTGTGCTTTTAATTTTAGTGTCAATAAAAGGTAATGATCCTTAACTACTGCTCAGACAAGGAATGGTTGTGCTTTCAATTCCTTTTGTCTGATGTCTTTCAGAGTCTATGTTTTTCTTGCATTTGGTTTTGTATGGCTGTGTTTGGCCATCGTTGGTGATTATGTCTTGCACTAGCAAAGATGTACTAATAAAAACTTTGATTACCTTGTGTAGTTCGTAATTGCCTGCCTAAAGTTCTTACTGCGTCTCCCCCCGCCccttaaaattcttttttgatACAAATAGGAGCAGGAAAATCTAAACTTGGCACATTTTGCACATAGGTTAATGTCTTTATCAATTCATCTAATAT
Coding sequences within it:
- the LOC113705411 gene encoding nuclear transcription factor Y subunit A-3-like isoform X1, whose amino-acid sequence is MQSSCNKDGQSLAPFLITCSSLWNSTEQSKFSPSKSVITGPESSNNEFFHVKQSDLLFQELDSLSTLSTCQSQYVMADAARNSPCMHTIGSQCAGDETHGRRAEQYQRSPLLCVSADFTVSQVQLDYNKSLACIPFPSSESYFGGLVAAYGPNALVCPPMVGMLHARVPLPPLQCAEGMPVLVNAKQYRAILRRRRIRAKLEAQNKMLKFRKPYLHESRHKHAVRRPRGSGGRFLNMKDIKPSKLSSPSYTEDTPLKMLAGDISGSEARLSESCSWAASTPSGSDVTSIFNGDDIFQHPENQVSASSFHMGMRVGKDSTHLEAGNLLFLSIDGRARN
- the LOC113705411 gene encoding nuclear transcription factor Y subunit A-3-like isoform X4 — its product is MADAARNSPSGDETHGRRAEQYQRSPLLCVSADFTVSQVQLDYNKSLACIPFPSSESYFGGLVAAYGPNALVCPPMVGMLHARVPLPPLQCAEGMPVLVNAKQYRAILRRRRIRAKLEAQNKMLKFRKPYLHESRHKHAVRRPRGSGGRFLNMKDIKPSKLSSPSYTEDTPLKMLAGDISGSEARLSESCSWAASTPSGSDVTSIFNGDDIFQHPENQVSASSFHMGMRVGKDSTHLEAGNLLFLSIDGRARN
- the LOC113705411 gene encoding nuclear transcription factor Y subunit A-3-like isoform X3; amino-acid sequence: MADAARNSPCMHTIGSQCAGDETHGRRAEQYQRSPLLCVSADFTVSQVQLDYNKSLACIPFPSSESYFGGLVAAYGPNALVCPPMVGMLHARVPLPPLQCAEGMPVLVNAKQYRAILRRRRIRAKLEAQNKMLKFRKPYLHESRHKHAVRRPRGSGGRFLNMKDIKPSKLSSPSYTEDTPLKMLAGDISGSEARLSESCSWAASTPSGSDVTSIFNGDDIFQHPENQVSASSFHMGMRVGKDSTHLEAGNLLFLSIDGRARN
- the LOC113705411 gene encoding nuclear transcription factor Y subunit A-3-like isoform X2, which gives rise to MQSSCNKDGQSLAPFLITCSSLWNSTEQSKFSPSKSVITGPESSNNEFFHVKQSDLLFQELDSLSTLSTCQSQYVMADAARNSPSGDETHGRRAEQYQRSPLLCVSADFTVSQVQLDYNKSLACIPFPSSESYFGGLVAAYGPNALVCPPMVGMLHARVPLPPLQCAEGMPVLVNAKQYRAILRRRRIRAKLEAQNKMLKFRKPYLHESRHKHAVRRPRGSGGRFLNMKDIKPSKLSSPSYTEDTPLKMLAGDISGSEARLSESCSWAASTPSGSDVTSIFNGDDIFQHPENQVSASSFHMGMRVGKDSTHLEAGNLLFLSIDGRARN